In the genome of Fulvitalea axinellae, one region contains:
- a CDS encoding replication initiation protein, with amino-acid sequence MDSNVFSLDYKLVKKSNHIINARQNFSLMQQRIILLMCSRIGENDQEFKWTRIPIQEIAGKTRLNGSDYEKVKRAAMELVECNIELRTGDGGWQKLPFLTTRGHDRKGIVEAKFVEDAKPFLLGLKERYTAYFLKNVYQLKNVHSLRLYELMAQYFPKIKERRFSLEDFKDLLYIRNCYPKYSAFKKHVLEKAVSEINATSDLFVTYEERREKRQVLEIIFSIRANGDRALTSATASATVSATPTAPKTEPVTEDVPHEVVDSVPVAPTLFDSVEEKIPEPEETKEPIRQEAQPPYEDINFCSEATFKKLTSRYDEDLVRLAIRAIAERPDIVNPTGYLIKSLSEGYFNDRMEQEKKVAREKIKRLEETRRIEELKRIKDRIPEEYDLFRKTMLAKYREKATDDDLAEYLFEIEDHDDMVVRRIHDDFLSGNEPSSLSKSHFGVWLVKRYGTQKDMEMLDVKNYAMHRYGIDY; translated from the coding sequence ATGGACAGCAATGTTTTTAGCCTAGATTATAAGCTCGTAAAGAAGAGCAACCATATCATCAATGCCCGGCAAAACTTCTCGTTGATGCAGCAGAGAATCATTCTGCTGATGTGTTCGAGGATCGGGGAAAACGACCAGGAATTCAAATGGACCAGAATACCGATACAGGAGATCGCGGGAAAAACTCGGCTTAACGGCTCGGACTACGAGAAGGTGAAAAGAGCGGCGATGGAGCTGGTGGAATGCAATATCGAATTGCGTACCGGAGACGGAGGCTGGCAGAAGCTTCCCTTCCTGACTACCCGAGGCCATGACCGGAAAGGAATAGTGGAAGCCAAGTTTGTGGAAGACGCGAAGCCTTTTCTGCTTGGTCTGAAGGAACGCTATACGGCGTATTTTCTTAAGAATGTGTATCAGCTTAAGAATGTCCACTCGCTTCGCCTTTACGAACTGATGGCCCAGTATTTTCCCAAAATAAAGGAGAGGCGTTTTTCTCTGGAAGATTTTAAGGATCTGCTCTATATCCGGAACTGTTACCCGAAATATTCGGCGTTTAAGAAGCACGTGCTGGAAAAGGCCGTGTCGGAGATTAACGCCACTTCCGATCTGTTTGTCACTTATGAGGAACGCCGGGAGAAGCGCCAGGTATTGGAAATTATTTTCAGCATAAGGGCAAACGGCGACAGGGCCCTGACCTCCGCAACCGCGTCGGCGACGGTTTCCGCTACGCCTACGGCGCCAAAAACGGAGCCGGTGACAGAGGACGTACCGCACGAGGTGGTGGATAGCGTACCGGTGGCCCCTACCCTTTTTGATTCGGTAGAGGAAAAAATTCCGGAGCCGGAGGAAACGAAGGAACCGATAAGGCAAGAGGCGCAACCGCCGTACGAGGATATCAATTTCTGCTCGGAAGCCACGTTCAAAAAGCTTACCTCAAGATACGACGAGGACTTGGTGCGCTTGGCCATCCGGGCCATCGCCGAACGTCCGGATATCGTGAACCCTACGGGATACCTGATCAAATCGTTGAGCGAAGGCTACTTTAACGACCGCATGGAGCAGGAGAAGAAAGTGGCCCGAGAGAAGATCAAGCGCTTGGAGGAAACCCGCCGTATCGAGGAACTGAAGAGGATAAAGGACCGCATACCGGAAGAGTATGATTTGTTCCGCAAGACGATGCTGGCCAAATATAGGGAAAAGGCTACCGACGATGATCTGGCCGAGTATCTCTTCGAAATCGAAGACCACGATGACATGGTGGTGAGAAGAATCCACGACGATTTTCTTTCAGGAAACGAACCTTCTTCCCTTTCGAAAAGCCATTTTGGCGTGTGGTTGGTGAAGCGTTACGGCACCCAAAAAGATATGGAAATGCTGGACGTGAAGAACTACGCGATGCACCGGTACGGGATTGATTATTGA
- the xerA gene encoding site-specific tyrosine recombinase/integron integrase: MLQVRACEAGGRYDAVNKHWILPYTDKVLAKVKEVLAPMYPEIEVEDCREKRAKKKTKRLREHYRPCPEEMKEKLRVKRYSESTVRTYTSMFSEFLSYHYAHSPEEITADQIKAYMRHLVAEREVSESYQNQMINAIKFFYEKVLGGQRRTYFVERPRSGRNLPTVLSQTEMSALLKGIPNVKHKTIVTVIYSCGLRISELISMKVSDIDYGSRRILLKQAKGKKDRYVPLAERTELMVRAYLKRYNPEEYLFEGPSGGQYSPSSVRKFLKRYSKAVGIKKNVCPHTLRHSCATHLLENGVDLRYIQHLLGQNDSKTTEVYTHITEMGLNNIKNPLDQLDL, encoded by the coding sequence ATGTTACAAGTAAGAGCCTGCGAAGCTGGCGGTAGGTATGACGCCGTAAACAAGCATTGGATTTTGCCTTATACCGATAAAGTTTTGGCAAAGGTAAAAGAGGTGCTGGCGCCGATGTATCCGGAGATAGAGGTGGAAGACTGTAGAGAGAAAAGGGCGAAAAAGAAGACCAAGCGCCTAAGGGAGCATTACAGGCCCTGCCCGGAAGAGATGAAAGAGAAATTGCGAGTGAAACGTTATAGCGAATCCACCGTGAGGACATACACTTCGATGTTTTCTGAGTTTTTGAGTTATCACTACGCCCATAGTCCCGAAGAGATAACGGCGGATCAAATTAAGGCCTATATGCGCCATTTGGTGGCCGAGAGGGAAGTGAGCGAATCGTACCAGAACCAGATGATCAACGCCATAAAGTTCTTTTATGAGAAGGTGTTGGGAGGGCAACGGCGGACATACTTTGTGGAAAGGCCCCGTAGCGGACGGAATCTACCGACGGTGTTGAGTCAAACAGAGATGAGCGCATTACTAAAAGGGATCCCGAATGTGAAACACAAGACGATAGTGACTGTTATCTACAGTTGTGGGCTAAGGATAAGCGAGCTGATTTCAATGAAGGTTTCGGATATTGACTACGGTAGCCGGAGAATATTGCTGAAGCAGGCCAAGGGCAAAAAAGACAGGTATGTGCCACTTGCCGAGCGTACCGAATTGATGGTGAGGGCATACCTGAAACGGTATAATCCTGAGGAATACCTGTTTGAAGGGCCTTCGGGAGGGCAATATAGCCCGTCAAGTGTACGGAAATTTCTGAAGCGATACAGTAAGGCTGTAGGAATCAAGAAAAATGTTTGCCCACACACGCTTAGGCACAGTTGCGCGACCCATTTGTTGGAAAACGGCGTGGATCTACGCTATATACAGCATTTGCTTGGCCAAAACGACAGTAAGACAACTGAGGTATACACTCATATAACTGAGATGGGACTTAATAATATCAAGAATCCGCTTGATCAATTGGATTTATGA
- a CDS encoding helix-turn-helix domain-containing protein has translation MLQYTHIRHNVRLKLRISWEEYALCDYVHFRSNSPRAKGRQCLDSRVEIADFLGVSPRTLTDMIAKMQAKGLITRSATAKYGLKPGPRWTKAMDGQFDDTLEIEGEEEHQTEAGPATAEQEKNEPGQGTSQAENPKQNRRKKQRATANTTKRKPPVRHAEFADTDRQNSPDQNANIADAHKQNTRDQRANFADTLYKEKKERVTTKGKEYAREAPLVSDHRKIPYFDTALRSYHAFFLSHTGLPPAVGAQDRKALAEIMSHFRECSGSHSQALAAFRHLLAEWPSVRQNDPFLGRQQDLRSIRRNLNQLLALLSEKSRSKALASRQTQDPLAIFDTEFVQGHAH, from the coding sequence ATGTTGCAATACACCCATATCCGCCACAACGTCCGGCTCAAACTCCGCATATCCTGGGAAGAATACGCCCTCTGCGATTACGTCCACTTCCGGTCCAACTCCCCGAGGGCAAAGGGCCGCCAATGCCTCGACTCCCGGGTCGAGATCGCCGACTTCCTAGGCGTGTCGCCCCGCACACTCACCGACATGATCGCCAAGATGCAGGCCAAGGGTCTGATCACAAGGAGCGCCACCGCCAAATACGGCCTGAAACCCGGACCCCGGTGGACCAAAGCCATGGACGGCCAATTCGACGACACCTTGGAAATAGAGGGGGAGGAAGAACACCAAACCGAAGCGGGACCGGCAACAGCGGAACAGGAAAAAAACGAACCGGGGCAGGGGACTTCGCAAGCCGAAAACCCGAAACAGAACCGCCGGAAAAAACAGCGGGCCACCGCCAATACCACCAAACGGAAACCGCCAGTCCGCCATGCGGAATTTGCCGATACCGACAGGCAAAATTCGCCGGACCAAAACGCAAATATTGCCGACGCCCACAAGCAGAATACGCGGGATCAGCGCGCAAATTTTGCCGACACACTATATAAAGAAAAGAAAGAAAGAGTAACAACAAAGGGAAAAGAATACGCGCGCGAAGCCCCCTTGGTTTCCGACCATCGGAAAATCCCTTATTTCGACACCGCCTTGCGGAGCTACCACGCCTTCTTCCTATCGCACACCGGACTGCCGCCCGCCGTCGGCGCCCAAGACCGCAAAGCCCTGGCCGAGATCATGTCCCATTTCCGCGAATGTTCCGGTAGCCACAGCCAGGCCCTCGCCGCATTCCGGCACCTGCTGGCCGAATGGCCCTCCGTACGCCAAAACGACCCCTTCCTCGGACGCCAGCAGGATCTCAGGAGCATCCGCCGAAACCTCAACCAGCTTCTCGCGCTCTTGTCCGAAAAGAGCAGGTCCAAAGCTCTGGCCTCACGCCAAACCCAAGATCCGCTAGCCATTTTCGACACCGAATTCGTACAGGGACATGCCCACTGA
- a CDS encoding alpha/beta hydrolase translates to MNTVVKTIFGLLLIAITVNSSAQDKKNFKEGIMKNLKAGTNDVTFKSQGVKLAGLLFTPEGFDSAEKYPAVVFSGPFNQVKEQMGAVYGKKMAELGYVFLSYDPYSFGDSEGQPRNNEHAHHKMESIRDAVSYLGTLDFVDRKQIYGIGGCASGGYMPLVAVTDKRLAAIATVSGMMDNQASYFGVMTKEQLMPLFEMANAARQKAYETGEYETYDALNMEGVDLKTLDKSSAMYEGYDYYMTSRAGKETYPNYTHMAPKTLMENAPMTSATFYAPYLYTPYLGIVGEKADTGVLTEIFYEKCSEPKEFYKIEGATHVSLYDIDKDVDRAVERIDKFFRKYTK, encoded by the coding sequence ATGAACACGGTAGTCAAAACAATTTTTGGATTGTTATTGATAGCAATTACAGTCAACTCATCAGCTCAAGACAAGAAAAATTTTAAAGAAGGCATTATGAAAAATCTAAAGGCAGGAACAAACGACGTTACTTTCAAAAGTCAAGGTGTGAAATTGGCCGGTCTTCTGTTCACCCCTGAGGGTTTTGATTCAGCAGAAAAATATCCGGCAGTGGTATTTTCAGGGCCATTCAATCAAGTGAAAGAACAGATGGGCGCAGTTTATGGCAAAAAAATGGCGGAGCTGGGATATGTGTTCTTATCTTATGACCCATACAGCTTTGGTGATAGTGAAGGTCAACCTCGTAACAATGAGCACGCACATCACAAGATGGAAAGCATTAGGGATGCCGTGAGTTATTTGGGGACTTTAGACTTTGTTGACAGAAAGCAAATATACGGTATCGGCGGTTGTGCCAGTGGGGGGTATATGCCTTTAGTAGCGGTTACCGATAAGCGTTTGGCGGCAATCGCAACCGTAAGTGGTATGATGGACAATCAGGCAAGTTATTTTGGTGTGATGACTAAAGAACAACTGATGCCACTCTTTGAAATGGCCAACGCCGCTCGTCAGAAAGCCTATGAGACTGGAGAGTATGAGACTTATGATGCGCTGAATATGGAAGGGGTTGATCTTAAGACTTTGGATAAATCCTCTGCGATGTACGAAGGGTATGATTATTATATGACCTCCCGAGCAGGGAAAGAGACCTACCCAAATTACACGCATATGGCTCCCAAAACACTGATGGAAAATGCTCCGATGACGAGTGCCACTTTTTATGCTCCTTATCTTTACACTCCATATTTGGGAATAGTGGGAGAGAAAGCAGATACGGGCGTGCTTACTGAAATATTTTACGAAAAGTGCAGTGAACCTAAAGAGTTCTACAAGATAGAGGGAGCGACTCATGTTAGCCTTTATGATATTGATAAAGATGTGGATCGCGCTGTGGAGAGAATAGATAAGTTTTTTAGAAAATATACCAAGTAA
- a CDS encoding helix-turn-helix transcriptional regulator encodes MKKIVRNTITEMHEQGNFPPPENPLFSILHEKVEDGQTASCEKDFESVSLTNNFYTISLKNIISGEILYGRTKYDCSTGTMIFTAPNQTMVINQIVFSSELYYISFHKEYLIGHPLFDKIKKYNFFNYNVNEALHLSPKEEELIKSIFRNIQTEYHNNQDEFSKNLILSHLDALLHYADRFYKRQFLNRKEINQALFTRFKHILDMYFEANQLEEKGIPTVEWLANQLGVSHRYMSDTIKAETGKTAVDQINLYLVEEAKNLLLKPNASISETAYKLGFEYPQYFSRLFKKKVGMSPKQYVESSMMN; translated from the coding sequence ATGAAAAAGATAGTCAGAAATACAATTACAGAAATGCATGAGCAGGGAAACTTTCCCCCACCGGAAAATCCCTTGTTCAGTATCCTACATGAAAAAGTTGAAGATGGTCAAACGGCAAGCTGTGAAAAGGACTTTGAATCAGTCAGTCTAACCAATAACTTTTACACGATCAGTCTCAAAAATATTATATCTGGAGAGATCCTTTATGGGCGCACAAAATATGACTGCAGTACAGGAACTATGATCTTTACAGCGCCTAACCAGACTATGGTTATCAACCAAATTGTGTTTAGTTCTGAATTATATTATATATCTTTTCATAAAGAGTATCTGATTGGGCATCCTTTGTTTGATAAGATTAAGAAATATAATTTTTTCAACTATAATGTAAACGAGGCGTTACACCTTTCGCCTAAGGAAGAAGAGCTTATTAAATCCATATTTAGAAATATTCAAACCGAATATCACAACAATCAGGATGAGTTTAGTAAAAATCTGATCTTGTCACACTTGGATGCACTGCTTCATTATGCAGATCGTTTTTACAAACGCCAATTCCTAAACAGAAAAGAGATAAACCAAGCCCTCTTTACACGATTCAAACATATACTGGATATGTATTTTGAAGCTAATCAATTAGAAGAGAAAGGAATCCCCACAGTCGAATGGTTGGCAAATCAGTTGGGAGTCAGCCACCGTTATATGAGTGATACAATCAAAGCCGAAACAGGTAAAACGGCTGTGGACCAGATTAATTTATACTTGGTGGAAGAAGCAAAGAATCTATTGCTCAAACCTAATGCTTCAATCTCTGAAACAGCTTATAAGCTTGGTTTTGAATATCCGCAGTACTTCTCCCGATTGTTTAAGAAGAAAGTTGGCATGAGCCCCAAGCAATATGTGGAGTCCTCAATGATGAATTAA
- a CDS encoding ParB N-terminal domain-containing protein: MAKKFAFNGLIREAEKNQQKTKQGVKDRLEIDEELKALIPPLLDDEYDQLKENIRQEGVREPILVAEIEGRVFVIDGHNRHRISSELGIDFPVKEISLDSREAAKDWMINNQLGRRNLTDEQRSYLRGLRYEREKQKVSNASGANQHTKAGEDGGKNFPQAKKTAQRLAEEYNVTDRTIKNDAQFAKGVDLIGKINPELKQGILSGKEKVKKGDVRMLAGIDEQGADSLTEAESVDEIVATAKSIPAKKTKKPKKKTPAKVVVRPVTELKDEICGRVLSLEEGAAKAKFSELRVLLAELEGALIS, from the coding sequence ATGGCAAAAAAGTTCGCGTTTAACGGACTGATCCGCGAGGCGGAGAAGAATCAGCAGAAAACCAAGCAGGGCGTAAAGGACCGCTTGGAGATTGACGAGGAGCTGAAGGCGTTGATTCCGCCGTTGTTGGACGACGAGTACGATCAACTCAAGGAGAATATCCGTCAGGAGGGTGTGCGCGAGCCCATCCTCGTGGCTGAGATAGAGGGTCGGGTGTTCGTGATCGACGGACACAACCGCCACCGGATTTCCTCCGAGTTGGGTATAGATTTTCCCGTAAAGGAAATATCGCTCGACAGCCGCGAGGCGGCCAAGGACTGGATGATCAACAACCAGCTGGGCCGGAGAAACCTTACGGACGAGCAGCGCTCATACCTCAGGGGATTGCGCTACGAACGCGAGAAGCAAAAGGTAAGCAACGCTTCGGGCGCCAACCAACATACGAAAGCGGGTGAGGACGGAGGAAAAAATTTCCCCCAAGCCAAAAAGACCGCTCAGCGACTTGCCGAAGAGTATAACGTGACGGACCGTACGATCAAGAACGACGCCCAGTTTGCCAAAGGTGTGGACCTGATAGGTAAGATAAATCCTGAGCTGAAGCAGGGGATTTTGTCGGGGAAAGAGAAGGTAAAAAAAGGCGACGTAAGGATGCTTGCGGGAATAGACGAGCAAGGAGCCGACAGCCTGACGGAAGCCGAAAGCGTTGACGAGATTGTGGCGACTGCCAAATCAATCCCAGCGAAGAAGACCAAGAAGCCAAAGAAAAAAACGCCTGCGAAAGTGGTGGTACGACCTGTGACGGAGCTGAAGGATGAGATTTGTGGCAGAGTATTGTCTTTGGAAGAAGGGGCCGCAAAAGCCAAGTTTTCGGAACTCCGTGTACTGTTAGCGGAGCTTGAGGGTGCTTTGATTTCTTAG
- a CDS encoding mechanosensitive ion channel family protein, translating into MYDSITNPLLRYAAIIGPTVLIVILLSILVRKALTVIIERNSDKIGVDSTGFVFIKNSISFILMALGLFWIFYNIPYFKSLGNTLFASVGVFAAIVGFASQKAFSNIVGGLFILIFKPFKVSDSIELSNTRQGVVEEITLRHTIIKDYENRRVVIPNSVISEETIINSDITDNKVRKYIEVGISYESDVDLAFGILAKAVEEHPFFIDNRTRKEKHNGQHPVTVRLISLGDFAVTIRAYAWAKNFDEAFVMKCDVLKTVKAEFTKQGVEIPYPHRTIVYKNQTDAFS; encoded by the coding sequence ATGTACGACAGCATCACGAATCCTCTTCTGCGTTACGCGGCCATCATTGGTCCCACGGTTCTCATTGTTATCCTACTATCAATTCTGGTCAGGAAAGCGCTAACGGTAATAATCGAACGCAACAGCGACAAGATCGGAGTTGATTCCACAGGATTCGTATTTATCAAAAATTCCATAAGCTTTATCCTGATGGCTCTCGGGCTGTTCTGGATATTTTACAATATTCCTTATTTCAAGTCCCTCGGAAATACGCTTTTTGCCAGTGTCGGAGTGTTTGCCGCCATCGTCGGTTTCGCATCCCAAAAAGCGTTTTCCAATATCGTTGGTGGGCTTTTTATCCTGATATTCAAACCCTTCAAAGTGAGCGACAGCATAGAGCTGAGCAATACCAGACAAGGAGTGGTCGAGGAGATCACGTTGCGCCATACCATTATCAAGGATTATGAAAACCGCCGGGTAGTGATACCGAACAGCGTAATCAGTGAGGAAACGATAATCAACAGCGATATCACCGACAACAAAGTCCGCAAATATATCGAAGTCGGGATTTCCTACGAATCGGACGTGGACTTGGCTTTCGGGATATTGGCCAAAGCCGTGGAAGAGCATCCGTTTTTTATCGATAACCGGACACGAAAGGAAAAACACAACGGCCAGCATCCCGTCACCGTCCGCCTAATCAGCTTGGGCGATTTCGCCGTAACGATCCGCGCCTACGCTTGGGCCAAAAACTTCGACGAGGCTTTCGTTATGAAATGCGACGTACTCAAAACGGTAAAAGCGGAATTCACCAAACAAGGAGTCGAGATTCCCTATCCTCACCGGACTATTGTGTATAAAAACCAAACCGACGCATTCAGCTAA
- a CDS encoding PQQ-dependent sugar dehydrogenase has product MRFFAPIFFPMLLLCSCSLAQNPVKKLYADNCAGCHGEKLETFSNRKWINGKTVEAIEKSIRKGIPDLGMVPFDTAFSDTEITKLAKFIAKSSEKAKPRTFDESGDWISPVHSDKLSFRIVPVVTEGVVSPWGMDFLPNGDMLITDKAGKLFRMDTSERLTEISGAPEVLYARQGGMLDVIVDPDFGKNKRIYLSFSKGKEDKATTAVVSAKLSGDRLTEVKEIFEAKPYLSTRHHYGSRLAFGADGLLYITVGDRGRRDDNPQSLKNDCGKVHRIYPDGSIPKDNPFLGQKGARESIFSYGHRNPQGLAFHPVTGQLWAHEHGPKGGDELNPIRKGENYGWPVVSYGVNYSGTRFTKLTEKPGMTSPTHYWVPSIAPCGMSFVSGDKYPGWNGNILVGSLSFKYIARLELTDGKVTAEEPLLKKIGRVRDISQGPDGTLYFSVEKPGRIFKILPLVEN; this is encoded by the coding sequence ATGAGATTCTTTGCGCCAATTTTTTTCCCGATGCTTCTTCTTTGCTCCTGTTCACTTGCCCAAAACCCTGTTAAGAAACTGTATGCGGATAATTGTGCGGGATGTCACGGTGAGAAGTTGGAAACGTTTTCCAATAGAAAGTGGATCAATGGGAAAACGGTCGAAGCGATAGAGAAATCCATAAGGAAAGGAATTCCGGATTTGGGTATGGTTCCTTTCGATACGGCTTTCTCAGATACCGAAATAACAAAATTGGCCAAGTTCATCGCAAAGAGTAGCGAGAAGGCCAAGCCCCGGACCTTTGACGAAAGTGGAGATTGGATCAGCCCTGTCCACAGCGACAAGCTTTCGTTTCGGATTGTTCCTGTGGTTACGGAAGGGGTGGTGAGCCCGTGGGGGATGGACTTTTTGCCAAACGGCGATATGTTGATCACGGACAAGGCCGGAAAGCTTTTCAGGATGGACACTTCCGAGAGGTTAACGGAAATTTCCGGAGCGCCAGAAGTGTTGTACGCCAGACAGGGCGGAATGCTTGACGTAATCGTGGATCCGGATTTCGGGAAAAACAAACGGATTTATCTGTCATTCTCAAAAGGAAAAGAGGATAAGGCGACCACGGCGGTAGTAAGCGCTAAACTTTCTGGAGACAGGCTAACGGAAGTAAAAGAGATATTCGAGGCGAAACCTTACCTGAGTACTCGCCACCATTACGGTTCGAGGCTGGCCTTCGGGGCGGACGGCTTGCTGTACATTACCGTAGGTGACCGCGGACGCCGCGACGACAACCCACAATCGTTGAAAAACGATTGCGGAAAGGTGCACAGAATCTATCCGGACGGAAGCATACCCAAGGATAATCCGTTTTTGGGACAAAAAGGCGCCCGTGAGAGCATTTTCTCTTACGGACATAGAAATCCTCAAGGACTCGCGTTTCATCCCGTTACGGGCCAATTGTGGGCCCATGAGCACGGCCCGAAGGGTGGCGACGAGCTTAACCCGATCCGGAAGGGAGAAAACTACGGCTGGCCGGTGGTTTCGTACGGTGTGAACTACAGCGGGACGCGTTTTACGAAACTGACGGAAAAGCCGGGAATGACAAGCCCTACGCATTATTGGGTGCCGTCTATCGCTCCTTGCGGTATGTCGTTCGTCTCGGGTGATAAATATCCGGGCTGGAATGGAAATATTTTGGTTGGATCCTTAAGTTTCAAGTACATCGCCCGACTTGAGCTTACGGACGGAAAGGTAACGGCGGAAGAGCCTTTGCTCAAAAAAATCGGCCGTGTACGGGATATATCCCAAGGCCCGGACGGAACGCTTTATTTTTCGGTGGAAAAGCCGGGAAGAATCTTTAAGATTTTGCCTTTGGTGGAGAACTAG
- a CDS encoding ParA family protein: MTRIISILNHKGGVGKTTTTANLGASLSRLGERVLLVDMDPQSNLSQHFSIESPERNVYHSLCEGESLPVWSIRERLDVVPADLDLADAPLRLQRDVNGFFKLRECLEEVRENYDYILIDCPPSLEILTANALIASNEAMVVVQAHYFAAKGLSSVFNLIDSLQQNLNRDLDISGILLTQLDKRTVFTRGIAQMVGELYEKYAFDTVVRYNISLAESTSAGKDIFEYAPKSAGAEDYEALGKEVKHGKKVRV; this comes from the coding sequence ATGACAAGAATAATATCCATACTTAACCACAAGGGAGGGGTAGGAAAAACGACCACCACCGCCAATCTCGGCGCGTCGCTCAGCCGGTTGGGCGAGCGAGTTTTGTTGGTGGACATGGACCCGCAGTCCAACCTCTCGCAGCATTTTTCGATAGAGTCGCCGGAGCGTAACGTGTACCATTCGCTTTGCGAGGGCGAGTCTTTGCCCGTATGGTCTATCCGCGAGCGTCTGGACGTGGTGCCCGCCGACTTGGATCTGGCCGACGCTCCCCTACGCCTTCAGCGTGATGTGAACGGATTTTTCAAACTTCGCGAATGCTTGGAGGAAGTGCGTGAGAATTACGATTACATCCTGATAGACTGCCCTCCGTCTTTGGAAATCCTGACGGCCAACGCACTTATCGCAAGTAACGAGGCGATGGTGGTGGTGCAGGCGCATTATTTCGCCGCCAAAGGGCTGAGTTCGGTATTCAACCTGATCGACTCCCTGCAGCAGAACCTGAACCGCGATCTGGATATATCGGGCATCTTGCTGACGCAACTTGACAAGCGTACGGTGTTTACCCGCGGCATAGCCCAGATGGTGGGCGAGCTGTACGAGAAGTACGCTTTCGATACCGTGGTCAGGTACAACATTTCCTTGGCCGAATCGACGTCGGCGGGGAAAGACATTTTCGAATACGCTCCGAAATCAGCGGGAGCGGAGGATTACGAGGCATTGGGCAAAGAGGTGAAACATGGCAAAAAAGTTCGCGTTTAA
- a CDS encoding DUF2255 family protein, with the protein MNKEELIEFVNSHKVHQIRAGDKHRFVDITIVESDGRFFVRQYKFGKRSWYDAFLDTPEGEIKYKDIVIPVRGEIPEDLDSINQRITKAYSKKLGLIYHIMRLGFDRKRHEASTLELIPV; encoded by the coding sequence ATGAATAAAGAAGAACTTATAGAATTTGTAAATTCACATAAAGTCCATCAGATACGCGCTGGGGACAAACACCGTTTTGTTGATATCACTATCGTTGAATCTGACGGCAGATTCTTTGTGCGTCAGTACAAGTTTGGAAAACGGAGTTGGTATGATGCTTTTCTTGACACACCAGAAGGGGAAATCAAGTACAAGGATATTGTAATACCTGTTAGAGGTGAAATCCCCGAAGATTTGGATTCGATCAACCAGAGGATTACAAAAGCATATTCAAAGAAACTCGGGCTGATCTATCATATTATGCGACTAGGCTTTGATAGAAAAAGACACGAAGCATCTACCTTGGAATTAATTCCCGTATAA